From the Mangifera indica cultivar Alphonso chromosome 10, CATAS_Mindica_2.1, whole genome shotgun sequence genome, one window contains:
- the LOC123228409 gene encoding myosin-11-like isoform X1: MFRLHKHKSDKFGEKCDFKFSNFQAVQIPKGWDKLVVSIISVETGKTIAKSGKATARNGNCRWIETFSESIWIQPDDASKDIEEYHIKLIVSMGSSRSGILGEASVNLASYMSSKNPILISSPLKKCNSGTVLQLKIQCLTPRAKLRDEQCKDSNSDMEDMNVDHDELENKSDVSDGTFTRSIGSSSSNHLDSASQAGEPCNRNVNFSSSASCNSFDSLEGSSGRENYSPLSYSSGVVNNLVGRQDSVGSQSGSPYSSSFREPFQSNQLSLNSKPLHSGSHLQNQREEFNRVTRAVASSPLRSAGSSKDLLEAAELKIEELRAEARMWEQNARKSMLDLEKLQKESLEQSTRQASLEMELSESHAKCDSLKKEIEQLRILVEESQVQPTATEKFKFQADDVEKIIKELEDEIKFQKESNADLTLQQKKTQESNIELLSILQELEETVAKQKMEIDSLSETKPEFEVGLYGQEVEDDKQINTTKQLLVKKMRETSCDSDLEGSIVEHPIRNLNAEVEQADQRKLELELQQLQEVKKNLESAIQFLEKSLEEKNHELEMERDSKTHTLMDCEAKWTAIIAEKEEKVTSLEAELSEAQNTQELKEMVSENRDSHNLIVEVDFLKQKIQELERDCNELTDENLELLLQLKKSKKDPVTSDASSKSSSNECTENNFGFTSKSEGSKLNSRIRIHADETNAFSEKICTDNLQNQFVDPGKESDELECQLQALKDKVCFLDGELCNFRSRAEEQESEIAALQQQLKLYQRKKNEIKDHPAVVCSKCKISESDTSIEISTLLSKLYEQVQLSLDYLKKQQSSLTHGNTACIYGSEKSAIAASTDLLTQKEQVEAIVNNFTQLKMFFEPKVTIDEDELQFNKEVKATGANSEELLNKLWGPRTCENTQSTCSQEVEIQDAEHKSQTTDPAKELLSQIDELKSENFLKEEEINALRHYCRELETQLSDMQQEKVQLEEGMEVMLREGTTTSKHLDDLRDEMRLLNSNMDSQVSANKILESRSSELEGGKHDLEAHLHEVEEENVQLSERICGLEAQLRYLTNDRESSRLELENSKSHAQDLQDEIRRLEAEMEDQRAEMKHKLQDSQKRWIEVQEECEYLKVANPKLQATAESLIEECSLLQKSNAELRKQKMKLHEHCAVLEAELGESEKAFSYMSKKLEALEEKYSSMLEEIASKEKAINLELDTLLHENKKHKDKVVTEESLLNQMYFEKTVEVQNLQREVALLTEQISATQDEKERMASEAVLEVSRLRAEKSLLEAALQEVKEKLKLSESNLDTLQMESQVKVQQLMGELTAAKQNQEVLAADHEKLLDLLEDVKSNEEKHRSAIRGLELKLKTSEYERLQVAEEVSSLKVQLEKTALLQGEVLSLKKSLNEVKFENERLEASFQILSGDYEELRAERSVCMEKISSSQKAISELEDYKLKKIALEEKVLRLEGDLTAREAIGSQEAVLKNELAQIRRENSQFQRKIKNLEKEKEECLKRAQALEQKLKQTKETKQDNLESVTNLSRSDLAATTTSIHDKVKLLKWQEQDKNNLQVNEEPSAGVAQRQKNQRQVDNAQNYDASLKIQSLENELAEALEANGMYKQQLKRFLSNELSEDGTAKKNGYDRKAASLEAELKDLRERYFQMSLKYAEVEAEREQLVMKLKAGNTRRKWFS; this comes from the exons ATGTTCAGATTACACAAACACAAATCAGATAAATTCGGAGAGAAATGCGATTTCAAGTTCTCCAACTTTCAGGCTGTTCAG ATTCCCAAGGGATGGGACAAGCTCGTTGTATCTATTATCTCTGTTGAGACAGGCAAAACAATAGCTAAGTCAGGGAAAGCAACAGCACGAAATGGAAATTGCCGATGGATTGAGACTTTTTCAGAGTCTATTTGGATTCAACCAGATGATGCATCGAAAGATATTGAAGAATATCACATTAAACTTATTGTTTCCATG GGGTCATCCAGATCTGGCATCCTTGGTGAGGCTTCTGTCAATTTAGCAAGCTACATGAGTTCAAAAAATCCTATTCTTATTTCATCACCATTGAAAAAATGTAACAGTGGGACAGTATTACAA CTTAAAATTCAATGCCTAACACCAAGAGCAAAACTCAG GGATGAACAGTGTAAGGATTCAAATTCAGATATGGAGGACATGAATGTTGACCATGATGAGTTGGAAAACAAATCAGATGTTTCTGATGGTACATTCACCAGGAGTATTGGATCTTCATCTAGCAACCATTTGGACAGTGCATCTCAAGCAGGAGAACCATGTAATCGG AACGTGAACTTCTCCTCATCAGCTTCTTGTAATAGCTTTGACTCTTTAGAGGGCTCCTCTGGCAGGGAAAATTATTCTCCTCTAAGTTACTCAAGTGGAGTAGTAAACAATCTGGTGGGAAGGCAAGATTCAGTTGGTTCTCAAAGTGGTTCTCCTTATAGTTCTTCTTTTCGTGAACCATTTCAGTCAAATCAATTATCCTTAAATTCAAAGCCCTTACATTCTGGAAGCCATCTTCAAAATCAAAGAGAAGAATTCAATCGTGTCACACGTGCTGTTGCCTCATCTCCTTTACGGAGTGCTGGTTCATCTAAAGACCTTCTGGAGGCTGCAGAACTTAAAATTGAGGAGCTTCGTGCTGAAGCTAGGATGTGGGAACAAAATGCTCGAAAGTCAATGCTTGATTTGGAGAAACTACAGAAGGAATCATTGGAGCAATCAACACGTCAGGCAAGCCTTGAAATGGAGCTCTCAGAATCACACGCTAAATGTGATAGCTTGAAAAAGGAAATTGAACAACTGAGGATCTTGGTTGAAGAATCACAGGTGCAACCAACTGCCACTGAGAAATTCAAGTTTCAGGCTGATGATGTGGAGAAAATCATAAAGGAATTGGAAGATGagataaagtttcaaaaagaaTCAAATGCTGATTTGACACTACAGCAAAAGAAGACACAAGAATCAAACATTGAACTTCTTTCCATTCTTCAGGAACTTGAAGAGACTGTAGCGAAACAGAAAATGGAAATTGACAGTCTCTCTGAAACAAAACCTGAATTTGAGGTAGGATTGTATGGCCAAGAAGTTGAAGACGATAAGCAAATAAATACAACCAAGCAGTTACTAGTAAAGAAGATGAGAGAAACCTCCTGTGATTCAGATCTGGAAGGTAGTATTGTCGAACACCCGATAAGAAATTTGAATGCTGAGGTTGAACAAGCAGATCAGAGGAAGTTAGAACTAGAGCTACAGCAGTTACAGGAAGTCAAAAAGAATTTGGAGAGTGCCATTCAATTTCTGGAAAAATCTTTGGAGGAAAAAAACCATGAGCTAGAGATGGAGCGAGATTCAAAGACACACACTCTAATGGACTGTGAGGCAAAGTGGACAGCTATAATAGCtgaaaaagaggaaaaagtaaCCAGTTTGGAAGCTGAATTATCTGAGGCCCAAAATACTCAAGAATTGAAGGAAATGGTTTCTGAAAATAGAGATAGTCACAATCTAATTGTAGAAGTTGATTTTCTAAAACAGAAGATCCAGGAACTTGAGAGGGATTGCAATGAGCTTACAGATGAAAACCTAGAACTTTTGTTACAgctcaaaaaatcaaaaaaggATCCAGTGACATCAGATGCCTCGtctaaatcttcatcaaatgaGTGCACAGAAAACAATTTTGGCTTTACATCTAAATCTGAAGGAAGCAAACTAAATTCTCGAATACGCATACATGCAGATGAGACGAATgcttttagtgaaaaaatttgTACTGACAACTTGCAGAATCAATTTGTAGATCCTGGAAAAGAATCTGATGAACTTGAGTGCCAGTTGCAAGCTCTGAAGGACAAAGTTTGTTTTCTTGATGGTGAACTCTGTAATTTTCGCTCTAGGGCAGAAGAGCAGGAGAGTGAAATTGCTGCTCTGCAACAACAGCTCAAACTTTAccagagaaagaaaaatgagattaaagaTCATCCTGCAGTTGTCTGTTCAAAGTGTAAGATTTCTGAATCAGATACTTCCATTGAAATTTCGACATTGCTCTCCAAGTTATATGAACAGGTTCAACTCTCCTTAGACTATCTAAAGAAGCAACAATCTAGTCTTACTCATGGAAATACTGCATGTATATACGGCTCTGAAAAGTCAGCGATTGCAGCAAGTACTGATTTGCTTACTCAAAAAGAGCAAGTTGAGGCTATTGTGAACAATTTTACCCAGCTGAAAATGTTTTTTGAACCGAAAGTCACCATTGATGAGGATGAACTTCAGTTTAACAAAGAAGTCAAAGCAACAGGGGCAAACTCAGAAGAACTGCTGAATAAATTGTGGGGTCCTCGTACATGTGAAAATACTCAAAGCACTTGCTCTCAGGAAGTAGAAATTCAGGATGCAGAACATAAATCTCAAACTACAGATCCTGCTAAGGAACTGTTGTCTCAGATAGATGAGCTCAAATCTGAGAATTTTCTGAAGGAAGAAGAGATCAATGCTCTTAGACATTACTGTAGAGAACTGGAAACTCAGCTTTCTGATATGCAACAAGAGAAAGTCCAGTTGGAGGAAGGTATGGAAGTGATGCTTAGAGAAGGAACTACCACCTCTAAGCACTTGGATGATTTGCGTGATGAGATGAGGCTGCTGAATAGCAACATGGATTCTCAGGTTTCAGCCAACAAGATTCTTGAAAGTAGGTCTTCAGAGCTAGAGGGTGGCAAACATGACCTGGAAGCTCACTTGCATGAAGTAGAAGAAGAGAATGTACAGTTGTCTGAAAGGATATGTGGCTTGGAAGCACAGCTAAGATATTTGACTAATGACAGAGAGTCAAGTCGCTTGgaattagaaaattcaaaatctcatGCTCAGGATCTCCAGGATGAGATAAGAAGATTGGAAGCTGAAATGGAGGATCAGAGAGCTGAAATGAAACATAAGTTACAGGACTCACAAAAAAGATGGATTGAAGTTCAAGAAGAGTGTGAATATCTGAAAGTAGCAAATCCAAAGCTTCAAGCTACAGCTGAAAGTCTCATTGAAGAATGTAGTTTATTGCAGAAATCAAATGCAGAGCTAAGAAAGCAGAAAATGAAGTTGCATGAACACTGTGCAGTCTTGGAAGCTGAACTGGGAGAATCAGAAAAAGCTTTTTCTTATATGTCTAAGAAACTTGAAGCACTTGAAGAAAAGTATTCTTCAATGCTAGAAGAAATTGCTTCGAAGGAGAAAGCCATTAATCTAGAACTAGATACATTACTTCACGAAAACAAGAAACATAAAGATAAAGTTGTTACTGAAGAAAGTCTGTTAAATCAGATGTACTTTGAGAAAACGGTTGAAGTTCAGAACCTTCAAAGAGAGGTTGCACTCCTGACTGAACAGATATCTGCAACTCAAGATGAGAAGGAGAGAATGGCTTCTGAAGCTGTACTTGAAGTGTCTCGTCTACGTGCTGAAAAATCTCTGCTTGAAGCTGCTCTTCAAGAAGTCAAAGAGAAACTAAAATTATCAGAGAGCAACCTTGATACCCTCCAGATGGAATCTCAGGTGAAGGTGCAACAGCTTATGGGTGAGCTCACTGCTGCAAAGCAAAACCAGGAAGTTCTGGCAGCTGACCATGAAAAACTATTGGATCTGTTGGAGGATGTTAAATCCAATGAAGAGAAACACAGAAGTGCCATTAGAGGGCTTGAGTTAAAACTCAAAACTTCTGAATATGAGAGGTTACAGGTAGCAGAAGAAGTTTCCAGCCTTAAGGTTCAATTGGAGAAAACAGCACTGCTGCAGGGTGAAGTTCTGAGCCTTAAGAAATCACTTAATGaggtcaaatttgaaaatgaaaggcTGGAAGCTTCCTTCCAGATATTATCAGGAGATTATGAAGAACTTAGGGCTGAGAGAAGCGTATGTATGGAGAAAATCTCTAGTAGTCAGAAGGCCATTTCTGAACTAGAAGActacaaacttaaaaaaattgccCTGGAGGAAAAGGTTCTTCGGCTGGAGGGTGATTTAACAGCAAGAGAAGCCATAGGTTCCCAGGAAGCGGTGCTGAAAAATGAGCTTGCACAGATAAGGAGGGAAAACAGTCAATTCcagagaaagataaaaaatcttgagaaggagaaagaagaatGTTTGAAAAGGGCTCAAGCACTCGAACAGAAGTTGAAGCAGactaaagaaacaaaacaagatAATCTAGAGTCAGTCACAAACCTTTCTCGTTCTGATTTAGCTGCTACCACTACTTCTATCCATGACAAAGTAAAG CTTCTGAAATGGCAGGAGCAAGACAAAAACAATCTGCAGGTCAATGAGGAGCCATCTGCAGGAGTTGCTCAACGACAAAAAAACCAAAGACAG GTCGATAATGCCCAAAACTATGATGCTTCGTTGAAGATTCAATCTCTTGAGAATGAACTAGCTGAGGCTCTGGAAGCAAATGGCATGTATAAACAACAGCTTAAGAG ATTTTTATCCAATGAACTGAGCGAAGATGGAACTGCAAAGAAAAATGGATACGATCGAAAGGCAGCATCACTTGAGGCAGAGCTGAAAGATCTTCGTGAGCGCTACTTTCAAATGAGCCTTAAGTATGCTGAAGTCGAAGCTGAACGGGAACAGCTTGTGATGAAGCTCAAAGCTGGCAATACTCGAAGAAAATGGTTTTCCTGA
- the LOC123228409 gene encoding myosin-11-like isoform X2, translated as MFRLHKHKSDKFGEKCDFKFSNFQAVQIPKGWDKLVVSIISVETGKTIAKSGKATARNGNCRWIETFSESIWIQPDDASKDIEEYHIKLIVSMGSSRSGILGEASVNLASYMSSKNPILISSPLKKCNSGTVLQLKIQCLTPRAKLRDEQCKDSNSDMEDMNVDHDELENKSDVSDGTFTRSIGSSSSNHLDSASQAGEPCNRNVNFSSSASCNSFDSLEGSSGRENYSPLSYSSGVVNNLVGRQDSVGSQSGSPYSSSFREPFQSNQLSLNSKPLHSGSHLQNQREEFNRVTRAVASSPLRSAGSSKDLLEAAELKIEELRAEARMWEQNARKSMLDLEKLQKESLEQSTRQASLEMELSESHAKCDSLKKEIEQLRILVEESQVQPTATEKFKFQADDVEKIIKELEDEIKFQKESNADLTLQQKKTQESNIELLSILQELEETVAKQKMEIDSLSETKPEFEVGLYGQEVEDDKQINTTKQLLVKKMRETSCDSDLEGSIVEHPIRNLNAEVEQADQRKLELELQQLQEVKKNLESAIQFLEKSLEEKNHELEMERDSKTHTLMDCEAKWTAIIAEKEEKVTSLEAELSEAQNTQELKEMVSENRDSHNLIVEVDFLKQKIQELERDCNELTDENLELLLQLKKSKKDPVTSDASSKSSSNECTENNFGFTSKSEGSKLNSRIRIHADETNAFSEKICTDNLQNQFVDPGKESDELECQLQALKDKVCFLDGELCNFRSRAEEQESEIAALQQQLKLYQRKKNEIKDHPAVVCSKCKISESDTSIEISTLLSKLYEQVQLSLDYLKKQQSSLTHGNTACIYGSEKSAIAASTDLLTQKEQVEAIVNNFTQLKMFFEPKVTIDEDELQFNKEVKATGANSEELLNKLWGPRTCENTQSTCSQEVEIQDAEHKSQTTDPAKELLSQIDELKSENFLKEEEINALRHYCRELETQLSDMQQEKVQLEEGMEVMLREGTTTSKHLDDLRDEMRLLNSNMDSQVSANKILESRSSELEGGKHDLEAHLHEVEEENVQLSERICGLEAQLRYLTNDRESSRLELENSKSHAQDLQDEIRRLEAEMEDQRAEMKHKLQDSQKRWIEVQEECEYLKVANPKLQATAESLIEECSLLQKSNAELRKQKMKLHEHCAVLEAELGESEKAFSYMSKKLEALEEKYSSMLEEIASKEKAINLELDTLLHENKKHKDKVVTEESLLNQMYFEKTVEVQNLQREVALLTEQISATQDEKERMASEAVLEVSRLRAEKSLLEAALQEVKEKLKLSESNLDTLQMESQVKVQQLMGELTAAKQNQEVLAADHEKLLDLLEDVKSNEEKHRSAIRGLELKLKTSEYERLQVAEEVSSLKVQLEKTALLQGEVLSLKKSLNEVKFENERLEASFQILSGDYEELRAERSVCMEKISSSQKAISELEDYKLKKIALEEKVLRLEGDLTAREAIGSQEAVLKNELAQIRRENSQFQRKIKNLEKEKEECLKRAQALEQKLKQTKETKQDNLESVTNLSRSDLAATTTSIHDKVKEQDKNNLQVNEEPSAGVAQRQKNQRQVDNAQNYDASLKIQSLENELAEALEANGMYKQQLKRFLSNELSEDGTAKKNGYDRKAASLEAELKDLRERYFQMSLKYAEVEAEREQLVMKLKAGNTRRKWFS; from the exons ATGTTCAGATTACACAAACACAAATCAGATAAATTCGGAGAGAAATGCGATTTCAAGTTCTCCAACTTTCAGGCTGTTCAG ATTCCCAAGGGATGGGACAAGCTCGTTGTATCTATTATCTCTGTTGAGACAGGCAAAACAATAGCTAAGTCAGGGAAAGCAACAGCACGAAATGGAAATTGCCGATGGATTGAGACTTTTTCAGAGTCTATTTGGATTCAACCAGATGATGCATCGAAAGATATTGAAGAATATCACATTAAACTTATTGTTTCCATG GGGTCATCCAGATCTGGCATCCTTGGTGAGGCTTCTGTCAATTTAGCAAGCTACATGAGTTCAAAAAATCCTATTCTTATTTCATCACCATTGAAAAAATGTAACAGTGGGACAGTATTACAA CTTAAAATTCAATGCCTAACACCAAGAGCAAAACTCAG GGATGAACAGTGTAAGGATTCAAATTCAGATATGGAGGACATGAATGTTGACCATGATGAGTTGGAAAACAAATCAGATGTTTCTGATGGTACATTCACCAGGAGTATTGGATCTTCATCTAGCAACCATTTGGACAGTGCATCTCAAGCAGGAGAACCATGTAATCGG AACGTGAACTTCTCCTCATCAGCTTCTTGTAATAGCTTTGACTCTTTAGAGGGCTCCTCTGGCAGGGAAAATTATTCTCCTCTAAGTTACTCAAGTGGAGTAGTAAACAATCTGGTGGGAAGGCAAGATTCAGTTGGTTCTCAAAGTGGTTCTCCTTATAGTTCTTCTTTTCGTGAACCATTTCAGTCAAATCAATTATCCTTAAATTCAAAGCCCTTACATTCTGGAAGCCATCTTCAAAATCAAAGAGAAGAATTCAATCGTGTCACACGTGCTGTTGCCTCATCTCCTTTACGGAGTGCTGGTTCATCTAAAGACCTTCTGGAGGCTGCAGAACTTAAAATTGAGGAGCTTCGTGCTGAAGCTAGGATGTGGGAACAAAATGCTCGAAAGTCAATGCTTGATTTGGAGAAACTACAGAAGGAATCATTGGAGCAATCAACACGTCAGGCAAGCCTTGAAATGGAGCTCTCAGAATCACACGCTAAATGTGATAGCTTGAAAAAGGAAATTGAACAACTGAGGATCTTGGTTGAAGAATCACAGGTGCAACCAACTGCCACTGAGAAATTCAAGTTTCAGGCTGATGATGTGGAGAAAATCATAAAGGAATTGGAAGATGagataaagtttcaaaaagaaTCAAATGCTGATTTGACACTACAGCAAAAGAAGACACAAGAATCAAACATTGAACTTCTTTCCATTCTTCAGGAACTTGAAGAGACTGTAGCGAAACAGAAAATGGAAATTGACAGTCTCTCTGAAACAAAACCTGAATTTGAGGTAGGATTGTATGGCCAAGAAGTTGAAGACGATAAGCAAATAAATACAACCAAGCAGTTACTAGTAAAGAAGATGAGAGAAACCTCCTGTGATTCAGATCTGGAAGGTAGTATTGTCGAACACCCGATAAGAAATTTGAATGCTGAGGTTGAACAAGCAGATCAGAGGAAGTTAGAACTAGAGCTACAGCAGTTACAGGAAGTCAAAAAGAATTTGGAGAGTGCCATTCAATTTCTGGAAAAATCTTTGGAGGAAAAAAACCATGAGCTAGAGATGGAGCGAGATTCAAAGACACACACTCTAATGGACTGTGAGGCAAAGTGGACAGCTATAATAGCtgaaaaagaggaaaaagtaaCCAGTTTGGAAGCTGAATTATCTGAGGCCCAAAATACTCAAGAATTGAAGGAAATGGTTTCTGAAAATAGAGATAGTCACAATCTAATTGTAGAAGTTGATTTTCTAAAACAGAAGATCCAGGAACTTGAGAGGGATTGCAATGAGCTTACAGATGAAAACCTAGAACTTTTGTTACAgctcaaaaaatcaaaaaaggATCCAGTGACATCAGATGCCTCGtctaaatcttcatcaaatgaGTGCACAGAAAACAATTTTGGCTTTACATCTAAATCTGAAGGAAGCAAACTAAATTCTCGAATACGCATACATGCAGATGAGACGAATgcttttagtgaaaaaatttgTACTGACAACTTGCAGAATCAATTTGTAGATCCTGGAAAAGAATCTGATGAACTTGAGTGCCAGTTGCAAGCTCTGAAGGACAAAGTTTGTTTTCTTGATGGTGAACTCTGTAATTTTCGCTCTAGGGCAGAAGAGCAGGAGAGTGAAATTGCTGCTCTGCAACAACAGCTCAAACTTTAccagagaaagaaaaatgagattaaagaTCATCCTGCAGTTGTCTGTTCAAAGTGTAAGATTTCTGAATCAGATACTTCCATTGAAATTTCGACATTGCTCTCCAAGTTATATGAACAGGTTCAACTCTCCTTAGACTATCTAAAGAAGCAACAATCTAGTCTTACTCATGGAAATACTGCATGTATATACGGCTCTGAAAAGTCAGCGATTGCAGCAAGTACTGATTTGCTTACTCAAAAAGAGCAAGTTGAGGCTATTGTGAACAATTTTACCCAGCTGAAAATGTTTTTTGAACCGAAAGTCACCATTGATGAGGATGAACTTCAGTTTAACAAAGAAGTCAAAGCAACAGGGGCAAACTCAGAAGAACTGCTGAATAAATTGTGGGGTCCTCGTACATGTGAAAATACTCAAAGCACTTGCTCTCAGGAAGTAGAAATTCAGGATGCAGAACATAAATCTCAAACTACAGATCCTGCTAAGGAACTGTTGTCTCAGATAGATGAGCTCAAATCTGAGAATTTTCTGAAGGAAGAAGAGATCAATGCTCTTAGACATTACTGTAGAGAACTGGAAACTCAGCTTTCTGATATGCAACAAGAGAAAGTCCAGTTGGAGGAAGGTATGGAAGTGATGCTTAGAGAAGGAACTACCACCTCTAAGCACTTGGATGATTTGCGTGATGAGATGAGGCTGCTGAATAGCAACATGGATTCTCAGGTTTCAGCCAACAAGATTCTTGAAAGTAGGTCTTCAGAGCTAGAGGGTGGCAAACATGACCTGGAAGCTCACTTGCATGAAGTAGAAGAAGAGAATGTACAGTTGTCTGAAAGGATATGTGGCTTGGAAGCACAGCTAAGATATTTGACTAATGACAGAGAGTCAAGTCGCTTGgaattagaaaattcaaaatctcatGCTCAGGATCTCCAGGATGAGATAAGAAGATTGGAAGCTGAAATGGAGGATCAGAGAGCTGAAATGAAACATAAGTTACAGGACTCACAAAAAAGATGGATTGAAGTTCAAGAAGAGTGTGAATATCTGAAAGTAGCAAATCCAAAGCTTCAAGCTACAGCTGAAAGTCTCATTGAAGAATGTAGTTTATTGCAGAAATCAAATGCAGAGCTAAGAAAGCAGAAAATGAAGTTGCATGAACACTGTGCAGTCTTGGAAGCTGAACTGGGAGAATCAGAAAAAGCTTTTTCTTATATGTCTAAGAAACTTGAAGCACTTGAAGAAAAGTATTCTTCAATGCTAGAAGAAATTGCTTCGAAGGAGAAAGCCATTAATCTAGAACTAGATACATTACTTCACGAAAACAAGAAACATAAAGATAAAGTTGTTACTGAAGAAAGTCTGTTAAATCAGATGTACTTTGAGAAAACGGTTGAAGTTCAGAACCTTCAAAGAGAGGTTGCACTCCTGACTGAACAGATATCTGCAACTCAAGATGAGAAGGAGAGAATGGCTTCTGAAGCTGTACTTGAAGTGTCTCGTCTACGTGCTGAAAAATCTCTGCTTGAAGCTGCTCTTCAAGAAGTCAAAGAGAAACTAAAATTATCAGAGAGCAACCTTGATACCCTCCAGATGGAATCTCAGGTGAAGGTGCAACAGCTTATGGGTGAGCTCACTGCTGCAAAGCAAAACCAGGAAGTTCTGGCAGCTGACCATGAAAAACTATTGGATCTGTTGGAGGATGTTAAATCCAATGAAGAGAAACACAGAAGTGCCATTAGAGGGCTTGAGTTAAAACTCAAAACTTCTGAATATGAGAGGTTACAGGTAGCAGAAGAAGTTTCCAGCCTTAAGGTTCAATTGGAGAAAACAGCACTGCTGCAGGGTGAAGTTCTGAGCCTTAAGAAATCACTTAATGaggtcaaatttgaaaatgaaaggcTGGAAGCTTCCTTCCAGATATTATCAGGAGATTATGAAGAACTTAGGGCTGAGAGAAGCGTATGTATGGAGAAAATCTCTAGTAGTCAGAAGGCCATTTCTGAACTAGAAGActacaaacttaaaaaaattgccCTGGAGGAAAAGGTTCTTCGGCTGGAGGGTGATTTAACAGCAAGAGAAGCCATAGGTTCCCAGGAAGCGGTGCTGAAAAATGAGCTTGCACAGATAAGGAGGGAAAACAGTCAATTCcagagaaagataaaaaatcttgagaaggagaaagaagaatGTTTGAAAAGGGCTCAAGCACTCGAACAGAAGTTGAAGCAGactaaagaaacaaaacaagatAATCTAGAGTCAGTCACAAACCTTTCTCGTTCTGATTTAGCTGCTACCACTACTTCTATCCATGACAAAGTAAAG GAGCAAGACAAAAACAATCTGCAGGTCAATGAGGAGCCATCTGCAGGAGTTGCTCAACGACAAAAAAACCAAAGACAG GTCGATAATGCCCAAAACTATGATGCTTCGTTGAAGATTCAATCTCTTGAGAATGAACTAGCTGAGGCTCTGGAAGCAAATGGCATGTATAAACAACAGCTTAAGAG ATTTTTATCCAATGAACTGAGCGAAGATGGAACTGCAAAGAAAAATGGATACGATCGAAAGGCAGCATCACTTGAGGCAGAGCTGAAAGATCTTCGTGAGCGCTACTTTCAAATGAGCCTTAAGTATGCTGAAGTCGAAGCTGAACGGGAACAGCTTGTGATGAAGCTCAAAGCTGGCAATACTCGAAGAAAATGGTTTTCCTGA